A window of Desulfomonilaceae bacterium genomic DNA:
GGTTCGATATCGGACCGGCGATCTGACAGAGGGTCTCATTACTGATCCATGTCGGTGCGGGCGGACTTCCCCGCGCCTAATGCGGATAGTAGGTCGGACAGGAGAAATAGAGAGGGTTAAAGGGGTTTATATGATCCCAGAAATTATAGATCAAATCATTAGAAAGCATCATGGTCTGGCAAAATATCAGATCGTTATTGATAGGCCTCGATTTCAGGATAGACTCACCATACGAGTAGAAACAGATAGCCCTAACGAAGGGCCCATAATAAAACAAAAATTGATTGACGACCTGCGAGCCGTAACACAGTTCACAGCCGAAATCGATCTCGTTCCCATGGGCACGATCGACCAAGAAAGCCCCACCGTTGTCAACAATAGATTTTTGTTAAGGTCGGACGCTCTAGGTCCGGATTTCCAGAAGTGAATTCTCTCTTTCCGAAATTATTTGGGTGAAGAAGTCTCTGGTCCCGTCCCTATTGGGAAGCGGATAATACCGAGGTCTGAATTAGATAATCAAAGCTGGTTTCATATTTTCATTGTACTCAAAGAAACTTATGTCCAGGAGCCAAAAAGATGAGTAAGAGGATTATCACTGCGGCCATTACAGGAAGTATTCACACCCCCTCGATGTCTACTTACCTCCCGATTACTCCGGACCAGATTGTGAGTGAAACGGTTCGAGCATACGAGGCCGGTGCGTCGGTTGCTCACATTCATGCCCGGAATCCTGAAACTGGACAGCCTTCAGCAGATATCAATCTTTACAGAGAGATCGCATCCAAGATTAAGAGTAAGTGTGGCATCATTCTTTGTATTACGACTGGAGGCGGCTTAGGAATGACAGTGGAAGAGAGGGTTTCGGCCATACCTCAGTTGAAACCGGAATTGGCTTCCTTTAATTTTGGTTCATTAAACTTTGCCCTATTTAGCACCCTCGACAGCTTAAAAGAATTCAAGTTTCCTTGGGAATCCGATTACCTAGCGATGACGGAAGATTTCATTTTGCCCAACACATTCAAAACCATGGCGCGGTTTGCGCAGGTTTTTCAGGCAAACCTGACTCAACCCGAACTGGAGGTTTACGATGTCGGGATGCTGAACAATGTAGCATTCATGCTGGAAACAGGACGCATCAAGAAACCTATTTATATTCAGTTTGTTATGGGGATACTAGGTGGCATCCCTGCCAGCCCCGATAACCTGATGTTTATGTACAATACTGCAAAAGCTTCCATAGGTGACTTCAATTGGTCAGTATGTGCCGCCGGGCGCCATCAGTTCAAAATGTGCACTCTTTCACTACTTATTGGGGGAAACGTACGGGTTGGTCTCGAGGATAATCTTTATCTGGAAAAAGGGGTGAAGGCTAAGAGTAATGCCCAACAAGTCGAGAAGATAGTAAGAATCGCCAGAGAGCTAGGCCTTGAACCTGCCACTCCCGACGAAGCCAGACAAATGCTGGGGCTAAAAGGATTGGACAAGGTAGCATATTGACGCCTCTGGACGCATTGTTG
This region includes:
- a CDS encoding 3-keto-5-aminohexanoate cleavage protein, with product MSKRIITAAITGSIHTPSMSTYLPITPDQIVSETVRAYEAGASVAHIHARNPETGQPSADINLYREIASKIKSKCGIILCITTGGGLGMTVEERVSAIPQLKPELASFNFGSLNFALFSTLDSLKEFKFPWESDYLAMTEDFILPNTFKTMARFAQVFQANLTQPELEVYDVGMLNNVAFMLETGRIKKPIYIQFVMGILGGIPASPDNLMFMYNTAKASIGDFNWSVCAAGRHQFKMCTLSLLIGGNVRVGLEDNLYLEKGVKAKSNAQQVEKIVRIARELGLEPATPDEARQMLGLKGLDKVAY